The following proteins are encoded in a genomic region of Bradyrhizobium sp. SK17:
- a CDS encoding type II secretion system protein J — protein MMVAIQSGVRTTHGFTLIEMLAALAIGSAVIAATAMLINNVALNFDRRTGLVGKADQLLLAVDRIAADLGSARQVRQSGTGADTTVAFNGDAAQVRFITGSGNQGEEVVSLQVEETDGVSHLVRRRARSLGERTAFASVTLGDPVQLIEGQVDMSFTFGSLDADGTLSWNETWSGRPILPRLVRLNIRDRASGADLLRGVQFVLRADAPIGCAQGEAGAECVSGKPAAPKQTEPAKDAPAGGRG, from the coding sequence ATGATGGTGGCCATTCAGTCCGGCGTCCGCACGACACACGGCTTTACCCTGATCGAAATGCTCGCCGCGCTGGCTATCGGGTCGGCTGTGATTGCCGCGACCGCGATGCTGATCAACAACGTTGCACTCAATTTCGACCGCAGAACCGGGTTGGTGGGGAAAGCCGATCAACTGCTGCTCGCTGTCGACCGCATTGCGGCAGACCTTGGGTCGGCCCGTCAGGTGCGTCAGTCCGGCACCGGCGCCGATACGACTGTCGCCTTCAATGGCGACGCTGCCCAGGTGAGGTTCATCACCGGCAGCGGAAACCAGGGCGAAGAAGTGGTCAGCTTGCAGGTCGAGGAGACCGACGGGGTCAGCCATCTGGTCCGGCGCCGCGCGCGGTCGTTGGGGGAGCGCACCGCATTCGCGAGCGTCACGCTCGGCGATCCCGTCCAGTTGATCGAAGGGCAGGTCGACATGAGTTTTACGTTCGGAAGCCTTGATGCGGATGGAACGCTGTCCTGGAACGAGACCTGGAGCGGGCGACCAATCCTGCCGCGATTGGTGCGGCTCAACATCCGTGACCGCGCGAGTGGAGCAGATCTGCTACGCGGCGTTCAGTTCGTGCTGCGCGCCGACGCGCCGATCGGCTGTGCCCAGGGCGAGGCCGGCGCTGAATGTGTGTCCGGCAAGCCGGCGGCGCCGAAACAGACCGAGCCGGCGAAGGATGCGCCGGCGGGAGGGCGTGGATGA